CGGAGCCTCGCTTCCACCCCCGTCACTGGGTCAACAACAAAGGAGCCTCTTGCCGCTCCAACACGCGCCTCTTGGTGAACACCGCCACTGGCCGAACCCTACGCCAGGACCTCGGTCTACTCCGTCACTTTAACATTATCAGTACCACCACAGATGGTCTCCTTGCTTTGATGGACTGTACACCCCCCCACAATACATGCGTCCTCAATCCTTTCACAGGCTACTTGATCCGTTTCATGGCGCAGCGACCGGGCGAGATCGTGGAATATGCTGCCCTTGAGTCCGGTTCTCCACCCACCATTTTCTTTTTCTGCAAGGACTACATGGATGATAACTGGGTTATACACGAATCATCTCGCAAGGTCTACATGGCTCAGCCTGACAGTGAGTGTCTCGCCATCTATGAAGATAGGTGTGATTTCCCTTTAATCGGGCTGGCTACCAGCGGTATCTACATTATTCATGGTGCTGACCTGGGATCTGTGGCCAGAAGGATCTTTGATCTAATGAGGTTTTACAAGGCCGATCTTGCTGAGATATCTGAGAATGACTATACCATGATGTCGGACGAAAAATCATTATGGAAGCTTTGTGTAGGACGTTGTTTCCTAACGGAATCTGCTGGAAAAGTGTTGATCATCATGAAGCTAGCACAAGGCGTCGTGGTCTACATATTACACACTCACAACTATAAACTCGAGCATGTGGAGGACATTGGCAATTGTGCCATCTTCTTAGATCTGTATTGTTGGTGCTTGTGTGTTAATGCTGATAAATTTCCATCCGTCCACGCCAACTGCGTCTATTACCAGAAAAGCCGACTAGCTGTTGCTAATTACGTGTGCATGTATAATCTCAAGTCCGAGAGAGAAGAAAGAGTTGATGAAAAATTTGAGCATCTTCTTTTGGACCAAAGGCTGTCTcggctttaaattaataaagcaCCAATCGGATACAAGTACAAGAACAGTCCACAAATTCAACTCAACGCTGCTGGGGATACGACTCGACGCATGCATATGTACAAGAACACAAGTATTCAGCCTCTTTGCCACAGCTTGAAGGGACTGTAGGCTTCCATATTGCTGATAATGCCTGTGTTCTTTAAGTTTTATGTTACTTTTGTAATAAGATTCGTCATGGTTTGAGTTTGTTTAAACCGAGACTTTACTTTTGTAATAACATTGTAATAATGGTTCCAGTATGTTTTAAGCCCAGACTATCCCCTTTCTCCATAAAGCTGTCTTATTTTGGGCACAAGTTTGATTTAGTACAGTACTCTATATAGCATTTATGTGGTCTCAAGTTAGTCTGTGCGGAGGTACTGCGAAGATGATGCATTTAATCTAACATACTTTCTCAAGTGAAAGGTAGGATGGGAGATTCACACTTTTGGTCCGGGTTAGTattttagtactccctccatttttgttTGTTGGGCGCATCTCCAAATCCTTGATTTTTCAGAATAGGAGAGATTTAAGGCGTGTTTCATTAATCACAGAATTAATTGTGGCGTTTGGTGCATGCGATGCTCTCTTTCCTTTCTCCTTCCAATTCTGCATGCAAGTGGGAACACGTCAGTTTTTGTTGAGGTGTGAATGGAGAAGGATTTGCATGCAGCAGCTTTTGATCTCCTTTTCACACCGCATCCCCATTCCTTGGTGTATAAAAGAAGAGCCATTTGCTTTGCTATTCCTTGAACCAGCGAGGTGGAAGCCAAATGGAGAAGGAAGTTGAGGTTCATGGAGAAGGAGAGATGGAGGGCGTCCATGGAGAAGGAGAGGTGGAGGGCGTCCATGGAGAAGGAGAGGTGGAGGGCGAGGTGGATGCCGTCCATGTCGAGGTGGATGGCGATGTGGAGATCACGCAAGGCCAAGTACAAGAACTAGAGGATGAATTTCAGAGGGTTGATAAAAACATCCAGGATCTTTTTCATAGAGTGGATCGTGCAACCAATGTCGACGCTACAGATGCAAGGATTTCGGCTAGGTACGTCCGCACCGCTAACCTCGTGCAAGATGTGTCACACAGAACCTACTCCAACCCGACATCAACTTGCGAGGTGTGCATTCATCCGGCTTTGTGCCTCAAGTGTGGCATCCGCGGTGAGCCTTCCATATTCCTTTGCTTAGGATGTAGGCTCCCGGTACCAAAAGATTTGCGTTCTTGCGAGGCTTGCGGAAATCCTTGCCTGTGTGACAACTTTTGGTGCAAAGATTGTGCGACTACGGTGGCGATAAACAAAGAAGGGGTATGCATAAGGTGCCGTCGCAACCCATCTATCTATCTAGAGGACGAAAGGAAAGCGCATAATGTGCCGGATAGTCAAGTTTAGATTCGCCGGATGATGAAAATAAAGTGAGTTGTAATGGTTTTATATGCTTCAAGTTTATGTAAGAAAGTGAGTACGAATATGGTTTTATATAATCTTATTATGAGCTTATCTTGGTGATAGAATATGTAAAAGTGTATGAGTGAACCTGCGGATTATTCACAAAGTAATCAAGGGGAATAGCAATGAAGTATACCATAGGATTTGCGCAAAAAAAAAAGCTACTGCATGATCTATGAACCTGATGGCCGCCCCTTGCATATAGGAGTATTATCTCATGTTGAGTTCAAAACAGTACATTCGCAACACTAGTAGGAGTATTATCTCATGTTGAGTTCAAGTGCTACTGAAAATCTGCCATTACATCTCATGTTGAGTTCAAGTGCTACTGAAAATCTGCCATTACATCTCATGTCGAGTTCAAGTGCTCAATTGCCTGCTCAACATATTCTCTGTCAACTGTCAAACGAACAGGGAGACATCCTTGTCTCTCTAGTGCTTTTTTCTTCAAGTGAGGAACTGCATAGTGCATAGAACCCTTGTGCTTGATGATCTCTCTCATACACGCTTGATGACTCAACCAGATCCTATTAAGCTTTTGATGGGGGTACTCAGCAAGGGATTGATTAACCTATTACACATAAAATTAAAAAACTCAATCAGTTCATAACATTAACCTATGGGAGTAGATATCTTGAACAAATAACATAAAATACTCAAATCGGTGCAAGACCTTTGCGACAATCTCGGGTAGAGTCTTGGGCATCTTTTTATGGAACATTGCTTGAATTGAGGCAAACCAACCAAGATCTAATATGTTTGTGTCAGGAGAATTAGGTGGTTGGTATATCATCCTAATATCCCAACCACCCCTTGCAGCTTCCTGCAAAAAATGTGGATCATCTGGTTTTATATGAGTCCTAGCATTGTCCTGCTGTACGTAGATGGTGTTCCATCTATCACTCTCAGGCCACTTTTCCTTTATAGCCGGCAGTACGTATTTCACTAAGTACTCCCGACTTTTCTCCCTGTCCACTTTATCGCAGGGCTTCAACTCCCATGCTCCCCTCAACCTAAGAATATAGAAATAAAGAACAAGTAAATAATGTGCATATAAAAATTTAGCAGAAAGTAGGAGTAGTAACAAGAACAAGTACCAACCTATTTTGACTCTTCTTTTTTGCTTGCACCCACTCTGTGTAAGCCCAAACCCCAATCTTGCCATCAAATACACAATTGCCTTGAGCATCATACCTTGGTCTAGCCATTGCGGACAAGAACATAATTTTTTGAATGTGGTTTTTATGTTTACATTCCCGGTGTGGTGCCTCCTCTCTATGACTCAAATACATGTTCTGGGTCTTCCGCGTGCGATAAAACCATTTCTCATCTATATGAACCACATCCATATCAGCCCTAAATGTGGGATTAATACCGCCTTGGGATGTTAGGCTACTTCGCTCAAGATGCATAAGAGCATACTCCACACGAGCCCTTTCGTTTGCAGCAGTCAAAGAAGGCTTCAATTCACTTGTTATTCGTCTAATTTCCTTCATCTTCAACCTACAACAAAATATCAAAAATATCTCGTTGATAACACTCACCTCCATATAATAAAAGAATGTTGACATGTAGAAAATTGACAACAATCTGATAGTATAACGCTCACCTCCGCCAAATAGTGGTAGTTGACAAGTTCAAATGTCCAGCAACTTGTTCTAATGTTGTTCTCTCTCCAGGTGGGATGGCCTCCAATGCATCTATGTCGAAATTAATCCTCTTCCTTCCTGATTTGAGCTTCCGATTGTTTTTGACCCCAGTAATGCCGCCACCTTTTTTAGCCTCCCGCCATACCCTTTGCACTATCCTCCTAGGACAATCACAAGCTAGTGCAACAGCTTTAGAAACACCATGCTTCAACCTTATACCCGTACCATTACGTTTAATGATCTCAGCATATATGTGACGCTTGTCATCTGTATTGTACTGTCttcttgtctccttgttcgacAGAACATCTAGATTCTTAGGAAAAATAATTAGATAAACAAAAAATATGGAAACAAAACTATGCTGTAAATATGCTTACTCAAATCGATTGGTTGTTTTTGGGTTTGTACAGCCTCTTGACTAGGAGGGTATTCGTCGGCATGGGCAAAATTTGGGTTGTATCCACTTCCTCGATAGCCAATGCCCGAACCAGTTGCGTTCTCTCCGTTCATCACATCCAAACCATTGTGTCCACCAGTTCCTTTAGAACACAAACGTGAGAAGAGAACAGCTTTAGAACACAACAGTTTTAGTACTCCTGCAGCAAACACTGCAGTTTTGGTAACGATCTGCAGTTTTAAAACATTGCAGTTTTGGCAACGCCGACGAACACATGAACACAGGACGACGCGCCGTACCTGCACTAGTGCTTGGAGCTGGTACTAAACGCATGCACTAGTGCATGGAGCTGGTACTAAACGCATGCACTAGTGCACTAAACGCAAACACAGTACGACGCGCCGTACCTGCCCCGCCGACGAACATAGGAGCTGGTAGAACATTAGTGTTTACCTTCTGTGCTGGCTGCACTGAACGTGAAGCCTAGTGACTCGCCACCGCTGCCTGTACCTGCCCCGCCGACGAACGAGATCCCGCCGCCACCGCCAAACGAGATCCCGCCGCTGCCAAACGTGAAGCCCACGAACGTAGAACTTGCGATCCCGGCCCCGCCGCCGCTGTCTGTACCTTCCCTGCCGACGGAGCCACTCCAGTTCGACGAACCGGCCTCGTTAGGTGCCGGAGGGCGAGATGGGCGTGCGAGGCCGACGCGCCGTCGAGGCAAAGTCGTTGGAGGAGGAAGATGGTCGAACCCAGCCGTGCCGATGGAGATGGATGGAACTCTCGCTCGTCCGGTGAGACCAAGAGGAGGAAGTCCTCCGGGCGGCTGCGCTCTCGGTTGGAAAGCAACCCTAGACAGCCCACGGAGGCCAAGAGGAGGAAGCCGGCGATCTGATTCATCTTGCTGCGTCCGTGCCATTGGACCGAGGAGGCCAAGAGGAGGAAGCCGAAGATGAGCGCCGTCTGTTCGTGAACATCCATCGCCATAGCTACTTATACTGCGCGCGGCGTAGAAGGAAAATCAGGCGGCCAAGAAGGAAACTCGCGTGCGGCGCGCGGCGCAGAAGGAAAATCAGGCGCGGAATCGCGCGCGAAAGGAAACTCGCGGCGTAGAAATCGCGCGCGGAAGAAATGCATGCGGAAGGAAAGTACTCGGTCCGGTGCATGCAGAGTAGGAAACGCCAGGGGGAAAAGAAGGAAACCGGTGCATGCAATCAGTTTAATGGACGGGGAGTACTATGCGTCAATTTTACATTTGATTAGGCGCATCTACAGCTAACTGGCTCCGTTTTTCCTTCCAATTAGAAAACACCTAGGTCCCAGAGCCCTCTGAGTTGCGCCTAATAAACTGTAATGGAGGGAGTAACACATTAACTGAATGTTTTTAATTTGTCATGGAACTGAAGATGCGTTATGGGTAGTGGTCCGGAATTGTGCGTGTGGCAGGATCATTTTCTCCGCTGGTGTGACCTAGAGGGTTGAATGCGTCGATGACCTGTTTCCTTTATGTATACTTGTTGATTTCCCTTTTCCTTGAAGTTTGCACTTTTGGTTTGGGTTGATGAAAGCCAAGATCTATATGTTATGGATTTGCATGCGAAACTGAAGTTTGAAGATGCTTCATGGTTATGTTGGTTATAGGGAACACACCGTTTGTGTGGACAAGTTTCTAAAGTGTGTATAATATAACCAGCTGGGTAAAAGGAGACTTCCCTGTTGCTGAGATTTATGAGGCACAAAAGTGTCACCTTGACGTGGTGGAAGTCATCAGTTCGAGCCTGATTATCcctaaacccaatgtgagtttTTTCTATTTTGACTTACTCCCCCGCCACGAGCGAACGGGAATGGATAAGAGGCTTGTGGGATTGACGTGATAGGGTAGGGTTGGCTATACTGCTGGTGGCGAAATCCAGGATAATAATCTGAAGCGCATGGATACAAGTTATCCTTGGAAGGAAAGACAATTCCGAATCTGCTTTGTCTACGTCCAAAATCTGACGCTCTTCCTGATAACCAGTGCTATCACCTTGGATTCATCTTACTCAGATGAGCTAAATAATGTGATTGATAACGATCCTCTGTAACTAACAAAAGGTCTGCGAAGTGGACATCACAAC
The sequence above is a segment of the Triticum urartu cultivar G1812 unplaced genomic scaffold, Tu2.1 TuUngrouped_contig_2310, whole genome shotgun sequence genome. Coding sequences within it:
- the LOC125526918 gene encoding uncharacterized protein LOC125526918, which codes for PRFHPRHWVNNKGASCRSNTRLLVNTATGRTLRQDLGLLRHFNIISTTTDGLLALMDCTPPHNTCVLNPFTGYLIRFMAQRPGEIVEYAALESGSPPTIFFFCKDYMDDNWVIHESSRKVYMAQPDSECLAIYEDRCDFPLIGLATSGIYIIHGADLGSVARRIFDLMRFYKADLAEISENDYTMMSDEKSLWKLCVGRCFLTESAGKVLIIMKLAQGVVVYILHTHNYKLEHVEDIGNCAIFLDLYCWCLCVNADKFPSVHANCVYYQKSRLAVANYVCMYNLKSEREERVDEKFEHLLLDQRLSRL